A stretch of Corynebacterium timonense DNA encodes these proteins:
- a CDS encoding Fur family transcriptional regulator — MPTQRATQPKQPKLGVRNTRQREAVVRVLQDVDKFISARFIHDELLSRGDKVGLTTVYRTLQSLNDVGAVDVLHNADGETLYRHCLTDDHHHHLVCTICGRSEEIEGGPVEKWAQLVADRFGYELIGHDAEVYGVCRACQQNR, encoded by the coding sequence ATGCCCACACAACGCGCAACTCAGCCCAAGCAACCCAAGCTCGGCGTGCGCAACACGCGCCAGCGTGAAGCCGTGGTGCGCGTCCTGCAGGATGTCGACAAGTTTATCTCCGCTCGCTTCATCCACGACGAGCTCCTCTCCCGCGGAGACAAGGTCGGCCTCACCACCGTGTACCGCACCCTCCAATCACTCAACGACGTCGGCGCCGTCGACGTCCTCCACAACGCGGACGGCGAAACCCTCTACCGCCACTGCCTTACCGACGACCATCACCACCACCTCGTGTGCACCATCTGCGGGCGCAGCGAGGAAATCGAGGGCGGCCCGGTGGAAAAGTGGGCCCAGCTCGTCGCCGACCGGTTCGGCTACGAGCTCATCGGGCACGACGCCGAAGTGTACGGCGTGTGCCGCGCCTGCCAGCAGAACAGGTGA
- a CDS encoding ArsR/SmtB family transcription factor, which produces MHSYSLGDVETAARVANAMDSPLRLQILLLLTSGEHVVHELVSELGKSQPLISQHLRVLKRANLVTSARRGREVLYSLAYPEVAQGVHCLMRMATQADVVELASRRPSSEPLPDSDSSGAAAAAAIIEPPSANRPSADPGLVPSTPKPKRD; this is translated from the coding sequence ATGCACAGCTACTCGCTTGGCGACGTCGAAACCGCCGCCCGGGTCGCCAACGCCATGGACTCCCCCCTCCGCCTGCAGATCCTGTTACTGTTGACCAGCGGCGAGCACGTTGTCCATGAGCTCGTTAGCGAACTCGGTAAATCCCAGCCCCTCATCAGCCAGCACCTTCGCGTGCTCAAGCGTGCCAACCTGGTCACCTCAGCGCGCCGCGGCCGCGAGGTCCTGTACTCCCTCGCCTACCCCGAGGTCGCACAGGGCGTCCACTGCCTCATGCGTATGGCCACCCAGGCCGACGTCGTCGAGCTTGCTTCTCGACGCCCCTCCAGCGAGCCCCTGCCCGACAGCGACTCCTCGGGCGCCGCCGCCGCGGCCGCGATCATCGAACCCCCATCGGCGAACCGCCCCTCAGCTGACCCCGGCCTTGTACCGAGCACCCCGAAACCCAAACGCGACTAG
- a CDS encoding glycine--tRNA ligase — protein MASTIDTVVNLCKRRGLVYPAGEIYGGTRSAWDYGPLGVELKENLKRQWWRHMVQIRRDTVGVDTSIILPRQVWVASGHVEVFTDPLVESLYTHKRYRADHLIEAYEEKHGHPPANGLADINDPETGQPGKWTEPRAFSGLMKTFLGPVDDEEGLHYMRPETAQGIFVNFKNVMTSARMKPPFGIANIGKSFRNEITPGNFIFRTREFEQMEMEFFVKPGEDEKWHQYWIDNRYQWYVDLGINPDNLRLYEHPQEKLSHYSKRTVDVEYAFNFHGSTWGELEGVANRTDYDLKTHAEASGEDLSYFDQETNERWIPYCIEPAAGLGRAMMAFLIDAYTEEEAPNAKGGTDTRVVLKLDRRLAPVKVAVLPLSKKPELSGPAEELAATLSQHWNTDFDTSGAIGRRYRRQDEIGTPFCVTYDFDSLADGAVTVRERDTMEQERVKIDELEAYLAARLIGA, from the coding sequence GTGGCCTCCACCATTGATACTGTCGTCAACCTGTGCAAGCGCCGTGGCTTGGTTTACCCCGCAGGCGAGATTTATGGCGGTACGCGCTCCGCGTGGGACTACGGCCCGCTCGGGGTGGAGCTGAAGGAAAACCTCAAGCGCCAGTGGTGGCGTCACATGGTGCAGATCCGCAGGGACACCGTCGGTGTGGACACGTCCATCATTCTTCCGCGCCAGGTGTGGGTCGCCTCCGGCCACGTCGAGGTCTTCACCGACCCGCTCGTTGAGTCGCTCTACACCCATAAGCGCTACCGAGCCGACCACCTCATCGAGGCGTACGAGGAAAAGCACGGCCACCCGCCGGCCAACGGCCTCGCCGATATCAACGACCCGGAAACCGGCCAGCCGGGTAAGTGGACCGAGCCGCGCGCCTTCTCCGGCCTGATGAAGACCTTCCTCGGCCCCGTCGACGACGAAGAAGGCCTGCACTACATGCGCCCGGAGACCGCGCAGGGGATCTTCGTCAACTTCAAAAACGTCATGACGTCCGCGCGGATGAAGCCGCCCTTCGGTATCGCGAACATCGGCAAGTCCTTCCGCAACGAGATCACCCCGGGCAACTTCATCTTCCGCACCCGCGAGTTCGAGCAGATGGAGATGGAGTTCTTTGTCAAGCCCGGCGAGGACGAAAAGTGGCACCAGTACTGGATTGACAACCGCTACCAGTGGTACGTGGACCTGGGCATCAACCCGGACAACCTGCGCCTCTACGAGCACCCGCAGGAGAAGCTGTCGCACTACTCCAAGCGCACCGTCGACGTCGAGTACGCGTTCAACTTCCACGGCTCGACGTGGGGCGAGCTCGAGGGCGTGGCCAACCGCACCGACTACGACCTCAAGACCCACGCGGAGGCCTCCGGCGAGGACCTGTCCTACTTTGACCAAGAGACCAACGAACGCTGGATCCCGTACTGCATCGAGCCCGCGGCAGGCCTCGGCCGCGCGATGATGGCCTTCCTCATCGACGCCTACACCGAGGAGGAGGCGCCCAACGCCAAGGGCGGCACCGACACCCGCGTTGTGCTCAAGTTGGATCGCCGCCTCGCCCCGGTGAAGGTCGCTGTCCTGCCGCTGTCGAAGAAGCCGGAACTGTCCGGCCCGGCCGAGGAGCTCGCGGCCACGCTGAGCCAGCACTGGAACACCGACTTTGACACCTCCGGCGCGATCGGCCGCCGCTACCGCCGCCAGGATGAGATCGGCACCCCGTTCTGCGTAACCTACGACTTCGACTCCCTCGCGGACGGCGCCGTCACCGTCCGCGAACGCGACACGATGGAGCAGGAGCGCGTGAAGATCGACGAGCTCGAGGCCTACCTCGCGGCCCGTCTTATTGGGGCGTAG